TCGCAAGTCTCGCTGGCGTTTGAGGGGCGCAAAAGGGCCTTCTTTTCGTTTGGAGAGCGTGATTTGACAGGGTGACTGGCTATAGTGGCGCCATCGCCACGAGCCGGCCGGTAATGATGAGCCTGTCCCAATAGGCGTAGTCGGGATAACAGGTGATGAGAGTGACGACAGGCTCCTCTGTCCGAGCAAACACATCCAGTTGTTCCGGTTTGACCAGCTCCCATCTCACCACACGGTACAAGAATCTGGTGTCGTCGGTGAAGACGATGATGTCCACTATCTGCCCCGAGTCCAGGAGCTTGGGGATTTCCGGCAAGCGCTTGAAGACCTCGCCTTCCCGGAGCAGCGGGCTGCTGATGTGGCCCGACAGCACCATATTGTTCCGCTCTCCAGGGTTGGCCGTTCCGTTGTGATGGCCCACCGCCCATTTGGGCGTCTCCCACTCCAGGATGCCGTTATTCCATACGGTGTTGAGTTCCACGACCTTGGAGTCCACTCCGATAGACGGGATCTGGATGCGCCGGGCCGGTGGAGTCTCGCCAACGGTTCGCGGCAGGTCGTCCAGCTTCACCGGGCGCAGTCCGCCGGCCTGCCGCGCCGGGGCGTTGGCTCGCGCAGCCTCTGCGGAGGGCACAAGGCTTGCGGTGGCGGCAGCGACACCGGCAGGGTAGAGGTCAACGGCGGGGCCGTCGAGTGCGCTCTTACCGTCCTTTGCCAGAGCGCCCGCCTTCGGCGTTTCCGAAGCACTGTCTCCAGGAAGACGGCTGACTTCGACCGTCTGCCAGCCTTCCGGGAGGCCGCGCTCCACGGCATCCGGCGCCGACGTGGCGCTCAGCCCCGTGAGTTGCGTGTAGGCGTAGGCGGCGAGTCCATAGTAGCCGCCCACAACGAGCATGAGCAGCCCGCCAGTGATTACCAGGCCCATGCCGACGCGGGCCGGCAGCGCCCTCTTTTTGCTCACGTTCGCCATAGCAAGGCGAGCTTAGCAGACCTGCCGGGGCACAAGGTTACGCGCGATTTAGCGCAGGGTTAACAAAAGGTAAACAAAGATGGGGTGAGGCTGCGGAATGCTACACCGGGGGCAAACGGATGGTGAACACGCTGCCTCGCCCGATGTGACTCTCCGCTGCGATGATCCCTCCGTGGGTCTCCACGATAGCCCGTGCGATAGCCAGTCCCAGTCCCATGCCCCCTCTGCTCGCCGTGGAGGAATGGCGGCCTCGGTATGAGCGGTCGAAGACGTGCGGCAGCTCCTCCGGTGGAATGCCCACTCCGGCGTCCGTGACTCTGAGCCACGTGGCTTCCGGCCCCGTGCCCGCCGCGATGTGGACGCTCCCTCCCGAGGGGGTGTACTTGAGGGCGTTGTCCACGAGGTTGGAGACGGCCTGGGCCAGACGGTCCGGGTCTCCCCGCACCATCAACGGGTTGGCCTCGCAGATCACGTCCAGGTGGATGCCTCGGCGCTGGGACTCGGGCAGGAACCGCTGGTGCACCTGGCGGGCGACCATCGCCACATCCGTCTCCACGGGCCTGAAGTCCATGGTCCCCGTCTCGAAGCGGACAAGCTGCGTCAGGTCTTCCACCAGCCGATTGAGGCGGTCCGCCTCCCGTATAATACCTTGAACCAGCTTGGGACGGACGTCCGGGTCTTCGCTTCCACCCGCAGCCAGGGCCTCTGCCGCAGCCTTGATGCCCCCCGCGGGCGCCCGCAGCTCGTGGGTCACGTCAGCAAGAAAATGACGCCGCGCCTGCTCGGCCTCCTCCAGGCGGGCGCTCATGTGGTTGAAGTCGTCAGCAAGCTGCCCCACCTCATCTGACGATTGTACCGTCGCGCGCACCCCAAAGTGCCCCTGGGCGACCTGCCGGGCGGCCTGCCCGACTGTCCGTAGCGGCCGGACCAGAGTGTAGGCTATCCACAGGCTTAGCCCTATCAGAAGGACTCCCGCAAGGGCCGTCCCCGCGCCGATGGTGAGGCGTAGCTGCCGTTTTACGTCGTCCACATGTCCCAGATCGTAGGAGAGGCGCAGGACGCCTATCACGCGCCCCCCGTCCTTGACAGACACGGCGGCGTAGAGTGCTTCGCCGCTCGCCTGCGTGGCGTGCGCGGCGCCGCTGGTGGCCTGACCGGCCAGCGCGTCCCGGACGCCGAGCTCCTCCATACGCTTGCCCACAAGCTGCGTGTCTCGCGCCCAGGAGGAGCCGAGCAGCACACCATCGGCGTCAATGACCAGAATACGCGTCACATCGCTGTTGGGGGTCCGCTGGCTATTAATGTGCGTCTGGATCTCCTGTGGTCTCTTTTGCGCGAGGATATCGGGAACGAAATCCTGTCCTATCCAGATAGCCTGCGATACCAGGTCAATTCGCATGCGTTCGAGATGAAAGCTCTCCAGGACTGATGTCAGGTACAGCCCCAGCAAGAAGAGGAAGACCACCGTGGGCAGTCCAAAGGCCAGGGCCAGCTTCCAGCGGATGCTTCTAAGCATGCGAGGGTTCTGCCGCAACGAACATGTATCCGACCCCGCGGACAGTGACGATGCGCTGAGGGCGCTCCGGGTGGGTCTCGACTTTTTCGCGGAGGCGTCGGATATGCACGTCCAGCGTCTTGGTATCGCCGAAGAAGTCCTGGCCCCAGACGGCGTCCAACAGAAACTCGCGCTTCAGCGCCCGGCCGGGGTGCGCGGCCAGGATGCGTAGCAGGTCGAACTCTTTGGGGGCCATCTCCACGTCACGTCCGCGAACAAGCGCCCGCCGCGCGTCCACGTTCAGGGTGATGTCCCCCGCCTCGATGCGGGAGGGCGTGTCGGCAGGAGCGCGCCCGCGAGACCTGCGCAGGACGGTGTCTATCCGGGCGATGAGCTCCGCCATGCTGAAGGGCTTGACCATGTAGTCGTCGGCGCCCAGACGCAGGCCGCTGACCCGATCAATCTCGTCGCCGCGCGCCGTCAGGAAGATGACGGGCAGGGCTGTGCCCTGCTGGAGGATGCGGCACACCTCCCTGCCGTCCATGTCAGGCAGCCCGATATCCAGGAGGACGAGATCAGGAAGAGCCAGACGCGCCTTCTCCAGCCCCTCGGCGCCTGTTTGCGCCGCCATGACGTGATAGCCCTCGCGCTCAAGCTGATAACGCAGCGACGCGCGGAGAAGCTCATCGTCGTCCACCAACAGGATTTTTGCTCTCATACGTCGCCTTCAGTATAGCAAACGAGGGCGCGTCCACTGCTGAGCGCGCAACGCGCCACGTTTACCAAATGTTTACCGGCGGATAAACCCCCAGTAACCCGCCCGGATAGGCTGAAGGGTAACGTGAGATTAGAGAAGGCTAGCGAGGCGGTACGTGGAGCTGTTGCTGGTCCTGGCGGGAGTGGCGCTCGGGTTGACCGTGGCGGTCGTCGTGTGGGCGGCGTGCAGGTCTTCTCGGCAGTCCAGGCCGGGCACGGACGGGGCACAGGAGGTCCAGATTCTGGTGCGACGGGGCTACGTGCCCAATCGGGTGCGGGTGCGGCGTGAGAGGCCGGTCCGCATCACCTTTGACCGCCAGGAGAACGGCGAGTGCACGGAGTGGGTGGTCTTTCCAGGGCTGGGCGTCGCCTCCATGCTCCCGGCTTTCCGCAGAACGGTCCTGGAGTTTACGCCGCATACGCCGGGAGAGTTCGAGTTCCGGTGCAAGCTGGGGGCCTGCCGTGGTCACCTTATCGTGACAGCGTAGGGGGACACATCCCCTATTGGTGAGTCACATCTGGTTGCTGGAGGTCGCTATGAACGTCTCAGTGCGGACAAAGAAAGAGCGCGTCACCATCCCCGTGACGGGGATGACGTGCGCATCATGCGTGGAGCATATCGAGACGGCACTGAAGGACGTGCCAGGCGTGGCCTCGGCGCGGGTCAACCTGGCGCTGGAGCGCGCGCTGGTGGAGTATGACCCGGCGGTGGCCGGTGTCTCGGCCATGGTCAAGAGCATTCAGGAGACGGGCTACGGCGTCGCCGCCACCCAGGCGAAGTTCCTCGTGCTGGGCATGATGGGGTCCCATTGCCAGACGCGCATCCAGCAGGCCGTGGGCGAGACTCCCGGCGTCCTCAAGGTCACCGTTAACCTGAGCGCGGACACGGCCATTGTGGACTACCTTCCTACCGTCGTCTCCTCCGGCCTGGTCGCCAAGGTTATCCGCGAGCTGGGCTATGAGGTCACGGAGAAGACCGAGGGCCAAGACGCGCTGGACCGCGAGCGCCAGGCGCGGGAGCAAGAGCTTGCGCGGCAGCGGCGCAACCTGTTTATCGCTTGGCCTCTGGGCCTTCTGGTCATGCTGGGGACGTTTCGCGAGTACTGGATTCTGCCAGCATTCGTTCCCGCGTTCCTGGGCGACAAGTGGGTCCTCTGGGCCCTGACGACGCCGGTCATCTTTGGGCCGGCGCGTCAGTTCTTCGTCAACAGCTTCAACGGCCTCAAGCGCGGCCTGACGGACATGAACCTCCTGTACGCCACGGGCATCGGCGCAGCCTATCTCATTGCCGTCATCAACACCGTCTTCCCGGACGCTGGCTTCGGTGGAGAGAAGGCCACCTTCTACGAGTCAGCCGTGCTTCTGACCGGCTTCGTTATCCTGGGACGCTACCTGGAGGCCGTCACACGGGGCCGCGCCTCGGAGGCCATCCGTCGGCTGATGAAGCTCCAGCCGAAGAGGGCGCGGGTCCTGCGGGATGGACAGGAGTTCGACATCAAGGCGGAGGAGGTCGAGGTCAGCGACCTTCTGCTCGTCCGCCCTGGCGAAAGCATCCCCGTGGACGGCGTGGTCGCGGAAGGGTACTCCGCGGTGGACGAGTCCATGATCACCGGCGAGAGCCTGCCGGTGGAGAAGAAGGCCGGGGACAAGGTTATTGGCGGGACGATGAACAAGACGGGAGCGTTCAAGTTCCGGGCGACCCAGGTGGGCAAAGAGACCGCTCTCGCCCAGATTATCCAGCTCGTGGAGAACGCCCAGGCCACAAAGGCGCCCATCCAGAAGCTGGCCGACATGGTGGCGGGCCACTTCATCCTCGGGGTCCATATCCTGGCCCTGGGCGTCTTCCTGTTCTGGTTCTTCGCGGGCTATAACCTCTGGTTCAGCCCGGAGAGCCGGTTCATCCTGTCGCCCTACACGCTGACGGGCCTGGGAGTCTTCGGGTTCTCGCTGCTCCTCAGCGTGACGGTGCTGGTCATCTCCTGCCCCTGCGCCGTGGGGCTGGCGACTCCCAGCGCCATGATGGCCGGCTCCGGCAAGGCGGCTGAGCACGGCATATTGTTCAAAGGCGCGGACGCTATCGAAAGCCTCAGCAAGGTCCAGGTGGCCATCTTTGATAAGACAGGGACGCTGACCGTGGGCAGGCCGTCGGTGACGGACGTCGTGGCCGCAGGGCCTTCCCAGAATGACGTGCTGCGCTGGGCGGCGATCGCCGAGGTGAACTCGGAGCATCCGCTAGGCGAGGCCATCATCCGGGGCGCGCGCGACCGCACCCTGCCCGTGCCAAGTCCTGAAACGTTCGATTCCATCCCCGGCCACGGCGTGGAGGCGCGGCACGAGGGCAGGGTCATTCTTCTCGGCAACCGCAAGCTCATGCGGGACCGGGGCGTGGACATAGAGCCTCTGCTGGTGGAGGCGGAGCGCCTGGAGAACGAGGGCAAGACCGCCATGTTCGTGGCCCATGACGGCCATGCCGCCGGCGTGGTGGCGGTGGCGGACACGCTCAAGCCCACGTCCGCCGCGGCGGTGGCCCAACTCCACCGCATGGGCATTGAGGTGGCGATGATCACCGGCGACAACCTGCGCACGGCGCGGGCCATCGCCCGGACGGTGGGCATTGACCGCGTGCTGGCGGAAGTCCTGCCACAGGACAAGGCGAACGAGGTCCGCAAGCTGCAGGCGCAGGGCAAGAAGGTCGCGATGGTGGGCGACGGCGTCAACGACGCCCCAGCCCTGGCCCAGTCCGACGCGGGCATCGCCATCGGCAGCGGGACCGATGTGGCGAAGGAGACGGGCCACGTCATCCTCATCAAGGACGACATCCTGGATGTTGTCGCCGCCATCGAGGTGGCCCGAGCGACCATGCGCAAGGTGAAGGAGAACCTCTTCTGGGCCTTCGCTTACAACACGGCCAGCATCCCTCTCGGGGCGGGCTTGCTCTATCCGGCCTTCAAGCTCGTGGTGAGCCCGGAGCTGGCGGCTTTTCTGATGGCCATCAGCTCCCTCACCGTGACACTGAACACTCTGCTCATGAGAGGCTTCGTTCCCAGCATCAAGCGACAACGGGAGTCTGAGCGGTTCGCGGCCCCAGCCGAGGCAGCGGCTGTCGGAGGAGGGAACAGGTAGGAGGTGACCATGAATGAAAACGCGCGACTCGTGGGGACGCTCGTATCGTTCGGCATCGCTCTGGCGGCGGCGGTGGCTTTCTTCGCCGTCACCGGCGTGGGGGGTTACACGGCGGTGGCGCGCTACGGCGGGGCAGCGTGGGTGTTCCTGCTTGCCCTGATTGTGGCGATGCCGACCGTGCTACCTCTCTTCAAGAGGCGTTCTGGGGGTTAGAGGAAAGGAGAGTGTCGTCATGCTACGCCCTGTCGTCTTCGCCAACGCGGTGGCTGCTGTGTCCGCGATTGGGTCTGTGGCCTGTGCGCTCCTATCGCTGGCTGCGCCGGGTCTTCTGCTGAGCATAGCCCAGGGGTGGGCCCACACCCTTGATCTGACAAAGATTCAAAGGCCCGGCTTCACGCTAGGGGAAGCCCTTCTGGGCCTGGTGACCTTCACCATATTCATGTGGATCGGCGGCTGGCTCCTGGCCACGATTTACAACCGGTGGAGTGGCGCAACGTCCACAGCGTCCACGCCCCCCGGCGGCCTCCGGCTCTGAAGCCCACCACGCGGGCGCGCACTAGCACGCTATGTATCCATTTGCGAGTTGCTGAAGGAGGCAAGCCGTGGCAACCGGACAACAGACACGGATTATAGGGGCAGGCGTCCTGCTGGCGACAGCTCTGATAGTGATGGCAGTCACCGCGTGCTCTATCTCCACACCTGCGGCACCGGGTGGCGACGGCGCCGTCGCACCCGCACAGCCAGCGCCTGCGTCTTCTGCCAGGCCGCCGCAGAACTCGCAACCCGCCGTCACAAACGGCGCGCCTGTGCAAGGAGAGGCGAACGTCGAGCATGGCGGCGCTCGGCAGGTTGGAAGCGCCTCTCGGAGCGCGACTCTCACGACGCTACAGACCAGCAAGCAGGGCCCCGTGACCGTGGAGGCGCGCCTGAGCGACGCTCACGCCGCGGGGGACACGGGCCCGCTGGTCTTTTCCATTGTGCTGGACACGCATAGCGTGGACCTGGACGCCATTGACCTGGCGGGGTCGGCGAGCTTGCGGGACGACCGCGGCCGCTCGGTGGCTCCTGTGCGCTGGGAAGCGCCCCGCGGCGGCCACCACGTCCAGGGTGTCCTCACGTTTCCGGGCGTTCTCGCCGACGGCTCGGCGCTGCACAGCCGTTCCACGCGGTCGCTGGCGCTCGTCGTGACGAACGTCGGCGATATCCCGGAGCGTCGCCTGACGTGGGACCTGGCGGCGGAATCTCCCGCGAACGGAGGCTCGTGATGGCTGAAGCCGCCCTCCAGAGACGCGCGCTCTCCATTCAGGGGATGACCTGCGTCTCTTGTATCGTGCATGTGGACGAAGCGCTGCGTTCCGTTGAGGGGGTGGAAGCGGCAGATGTGTCCATTGGCCGGGCGGTTGTCCACTATGACCCGGCCCGGACCGCACCGGAGGCGCTGGAGCAGGCGGTCCAGGCTGCGGGCTACAAAGTAGCCCCGGAGGGCGCGGCGGCGGACAGGCAATCCCGCGGTATGCCCGTCCTGGTGGGCCTGTCCGCCGCGCTGGTCCTCGCGGGGTTCTACGTCGTCGTCATCGGCCTTCTGTCCGGAGACATGGCGCATGGTGTCAATCAGGTGCGAGACGACCTCCTGCTCGTAGCGCCGCTGGTAGCGGGCTTCGGTGTCCAGGCGGGGCTGTTCATCCATACGCGCCGCGTCATGGCCGCGCGCATGAGCCGCGCGGCGCCGGCGGCGGCGAGCGGCGCGGGAGTCGGTGTCTCCACGGCCACCATGGTGGCGTGCTGCGCGCACCACGCCTCGGACGTGCTGCCGCTGCTGGGCATCGCGGGTCTCGCCACGTTCGCGCTGGACTACAAGACGCCCCTCATGCTGATAGGCATAGCGGCCAACATCGCGGGCGTAGGCATCATGGCATGGCGGCTCCGGCGCGCCGCAGCCGCCTGTCTCAAGAACTGACACAGTGGGAGAGATACGATGATTGAAGTGACCTCCCAGGCGGCTGCTCGTCTCAAGGGTGAGCTTGAAGCGCGTGGTCTGACGCCATATCCCCTGCGCATCGTGGCCGTGCGCGGGCCCCACGGATGCATTCATGGCTACACTCTGGCCCCCGAAAGAGAACTCGGAGAGGGCGACCGCGTCGTGGAAGAAAGCGGCGTTCGTTTCGTTGTCCACCAGGACATGGCCCCATTCCTGGACGGAGCGCGGATAGACTGGGATGGCGCGCACCTGACAATTGACGCTCCGGCGTCGCCGCCGCCGCGGCACGAAGGGCACTGCGAGGACCACCATGCCGCGTGAACGGGTTTCCCCGGCCGTCCCGCCGTCCTCGCTGGGGACTGCCCCTGGTGCTGGCGCTGGGCCTGTGGCTCTGCACCCTGCCCCTCGTGGGGCTTGCCCTGGCCCTGGGCCTGCTGCCGTGGCAGGACGCATGGCCCGCCGTGGGCCTGCTGCTGGCGGGCGATCTGCTGGCGTGCTTCGTGCTGTGCCACACCGTTCTGAGAGGCTGGACCGAGGCTCTGACCTGCGCGCCGCGCCTCGACTTTGCGCGCGTCATGCCAGCGGAAGGTAAAGCCTGTGCCTCAACGCAATAGCGGCAACAGGGCGCGTGTGCGCCGTCCCCGGCCCTTCTGGAAGCGCGCCCTGCTCCCCGGGGGTCTGGCCTTCCTGGGGATTGCGGTGGTGGCGGCCTTGGTCTGGCTGGGCAGGCCGGAGGAGAACGGCGCCGACGCTCGTGGGGCAGACCTGACAGAAGGAGCTGTCCACATCTTCTATGGCAGCACCTGCCACGACTGTCCACCCTACGTGGCGGAGCAGGCGATGCCTGCCCTCCAGACGCGCCCGTGGCCGGGGGGAGTCAAGGTGCACGATTTCCAGAAACCAGAAGAGCTAAAGTTGCTCACCCGAACGCTCGATGAAGTAGGCTTCAGTGCGTCTCCAGCCGATGTCGCTCGTGTCCTCACTCCGGCGACATTTCACGTTACGGTGCTCCGCTTGGACCAGAGCAGGATCATCATGCTGGGGCACCCGCCGGGGAGCCTGGTCCGGGAGGTGCTGTCCCTGAGCAACCCGCCGCCTCGGCTGGTGGTCAGCCAGGAAGAGATGCATGGGGCGGCTACCAAGTACGAGGTCTGGGACTTTCAGGGGGCCGTGGCGAGCTTCCCCATCGGGACGCCCCTGAAGGACGCCCTTGCCCGGATGAGCGCCTCAATGTAGGCGCGGGAGACGCGGCGTGCTGCCAAACGACATCCTGTTGCCAATGGTCCTGGCGTCTGGGCTTCTGGACGGGGTCAACCCCTGCGCGTTCGCCGTGATGGGGTTCCTCCTGGCCTTCCTGTTCGCGGTGGGCCAGGCGCGGTTGCAGGTCCTTCGGGTGGGCGCGGCCTATATCGTGGGGATGTACCTGACCTACTTTGCCATCGGACTGGGCATCCTCGCCGCGCTGGCGTCGCTGGGAGCGCCGCATATCGTCGCCACAGTGGGCGCGTGGCTGGTGATAGCCCTGGGGCTTGTCCAGCTCAAGGACGTGCTGTTCCCGAGGCTGCCATTTCACCTGCGGATGCCCGCGGTGGCGTGGGAGAAGACAAAGGGTCTGATGGCAAGTGTGACCCTTCCCTCCGCGCTGGCGCTGGGAGGGCTGGTCGGCCTCTGCACTCTGCCGTGCTCCGGCGGCATCTATGTGGCTATCCTCTCCCTGCTGGGGTCTCGCACAACCTATCTCGAAGGCGTTGGCTATCTGGCGCTCTACAATTTCATGTTTGTCCTCCCACTCATAGGCATCCTTCTGGCTGTGGGAAACCGGCCCGTGGCGCGGAGCCTTGCCGCATGGGAACGACGGAACACCCGGGCGGTGCACCTGGTCGCGGGCTTTGCGATGGTCGCGTTGGGCGTTGGCATCCTGGTGTGGACTTCTTAGATGTGACGTGCGCCTCCGGGTTGGAGGCACGATGAGGAGCGCAACATGTGCATGATGCATGGACACGGAGATCAGCCTGGCGGCAAGCCGCCCTCCCACTGGCGACGGTGGGGGCTGCTTCTGGCTCTGGTTGCGGCAGCGGTTGCGATTCTTGTCCTGAAGGTGGACGCGCTGACCGTGCTCCTCGTGGGGGGAATGCTGGCGATGCACCTGTTCATGCCCCACGGAGCGGGACATGGCGCTGGTCAGGGGCAGCAGTCGGAGGAGCACCATACGGAGCCAACGTCTGAACAAGGCTCCTGCGACGCCGGCGCCGATGCTCGGAAGCCGACGGCCGAGCCTGCTGAAACAGGCGTAA
This is a stretch of genomic DNA from Dehalococcoidia bacterium. It encodes these proteins:
- a CDS encoding cation transporter — protein: MAEAALQRRALSIQGMTCVSCIVHVDEALRSVEGVEAADVSIGRAVVHYDPARTAPEALEQAVQAAGYKVAPEGAAADRQSRGMPVLVGLSAALVLAGFYVVVIGLLSGDMAHGVNQVRDDLLLVAPLVAGFGVQAGLFIHTRRVMAARMSRAAPAAASGAGVGVSTATMVACCAHHASDVLPLLGIAGLATFALDYKTPLMLIGIAANIAGVGIMAWRLRRAAAACLKN
- a CDS encoding cupredoxin domain-containing protein, producing the protein MELLLVLAGVALGLTVAVVVWAACRSSRQSRPGTDGAQEVQILVRRGYVPNRVRVRRERPVRITFDRQENGECTEWVVFPGLGVASMLPAFRRTVLEFTPHTPGEFEFRCKLGACRGHLIVTA
- a CDS encoding response regulator transcription factor — protein: MRAKILLVDDDELLRASLRYQLEREGYHVMAAQTGAEGLEKARLALPDLVLLDIGLPDMDGREVCRILQQGTALPVIFLTARGDEIDRVSGLRLGADDYMVKPFSMAELIARIDTVLRRSRGRAPADTPSRIEAGDITLNVDARRALVRGRDVEMAPKEFDLLRILAAHPGRALKREFLLDAVWGQDFFGDTKTLDVHIRRLREKVETHPERPQRIVTVRGVGYMFVAAEPSHA
- a CDS encoding heavy metal translocating P-type ATPase; this translates as MNVSVRTKKERVTIPVTGMTCASCVEHIETALKDVPGVASARVNLALERALVEYDPAVAGVSAMVKSIQETGYGVAATQAKFLVLGMMGSHCQTRIQQAVGETPGVLKVTVNLSADTAIVDYLPTVVSSGLVAKVIRELGYEVTEKTEGQDALDRERQAREQELARQRRNLFIAWPLGLLVMLGTFREYWILPAFVPAFLGDKWVLWALTTPVIFGPARQFFVNSFNGLKRGLTDMNLLYATGIGAAYLIAVINTVFPDAGFGGEKATFYESAVLLTGFVILGRYLEAVTRGRASEAIRRLMKLQPKRARVLRDGQEFDIKAEEVEVSDLLLVRPGESIPVDGVVAEGYSAVDESMITGESLPVEKKAGDKVIGGTMNKTGAFKFRATQVGKETALAQIIQLVENAQATKAPIQKLADMVAGHFILGVHILALGVFLFWFFAGYNLWFSPESRFILSPYTLTGLGVFGFSLLLSVTVLVISCPCAVGLATPSAMMAGSGKAAEHGILFKGADAIESLSKVQVAIFDKTGTLTVGRPSVTDVVAAGPSQNDVLRWAAIAEVNSEHPLGEAIIRGARDRTLPVPSPETFDSIPGHGVEARHEGRVILLGNRKLMRDRGVDIEPLLVEAERLENEGKTAMFVAHDGHAAGVVAVADTLKPTSAAAVAQLHRMGIEVAMITGDNLRTARAIARTVGIDRVLAEVLPQDKANEVRKLQAQGKKVAMVGDGVNDAPALAQSDAGIAIGSGTDVAKETGHVILIKDDILDVVAAIEVARATMRKVKENLFWAFAYNTASIPLGAGLLYPAFKLVVSPELAAFLMAISSLTVTLNTLLMRGFVPSIKRQRESERFAAPAEAAAVGGGNR
- a CDS encoding iron-sulfur cluster biosynthesis family protein — encoded protein: MIEVTSQAAARLKGELEARGLTPYPLRIVAVRGPHGCIHGYTLAPERELGEGDRVVEESGVRFVVHQDMAPFLDGARIDWDGAHLTIDAPASPPPRHEGHCEDHHAA
- a CDS encoding cytochrome c biogenesis protein CcdA; this encodes MLPNDILLPMVLASGLLDGVNPCAFAVMGFLLAFLFAVGQARLQVLRVGAAYIVGMYLTYFAIGLGILAALASLGAPHIVATVGAWLVIALGLVQLKDVLFPRLPFHLRMPAVAWEKTKGLMASVTLPSALALGGLVGLCTLPCSGGIYVAILSLLGSRTTYLEGVGYLALYNFMFVLPLIGILLAVGNRPVARSLAAWERRNTRAVHLVAGFAMVALGVGILVWTS
- a CDS encoding ATP-binding protein; protein product: MLRSIRWKLALAFGLPTVVFLFLLGLYLTSVLESFHLERMRIDLVSQAIWIGQDFVPDILAQKRPQEIQTHINSQRTPNSDVTRILVIDADGVLLGSSWARDTQLVGKRMEELGVRDALAGQATSGAAHATQASGEALYAAVSVKDGGRVIGVLRLSYDLGHVDDVKRQLRLTIGAGTALAGVLLIGLSLWIAYTLVRPLRTVGQAARQVAQGHFGVRATVQSSDEVGQLADDFNHMSARLEEAEQARRHFLADVTHELRAPAGGIKAAAEALAAGGSEDPDVRPKLVQGIIREADRLNRLVEDLTQLVRFETGTMDFRPVETDVAMVARQVHQRFLPESQRRGIHLDVICEANPLMVRGDPDRLAQAVSNLVDNALKYTPSGGSVHIAAGTGPEATWLRVTDAGVGIPPEELPHVFDRSYRGRHSSTASRGGMGLGLAIARAIVETHGGIIAAESHIGRGSVFTIRLPPV
- a CDS encoding DUF5676 family membrane protein, translated to MLRPVVFANAVAAVSAIGSVACALLSLAAPGLLLSIAQGWAHTLDLTKIQRPGFTLGEALLGLVTFTIFMWIGGWLLATIYNRWSGATSTASTPPGGLRL
- a CDS encoding sortase; this encodes MANVSKKRALPARVGMGLVITGGLLMLVVGGYYGLAAYAYTQLTGLSATSAPDAVERGLPEGWQTVEVSRLPGDSASETPKAGALAKDGKSALDGPAVDLYPAGVAAATASLVPSAEAARANAPARQAGGLRPVKLDDLPRTVGETPPARRIQIPSIGVDSKVVELNTVWNNGILEWETPKWAVGHHNGTANPGERNNMVLSGHISSPLLREGEVFKRLPEIPKLLDSGQIVDIIVFTDDTRFLYRVVRWELVKPEQLDVFARTEEPVVTLITCYPDYAYWDRLIITGRLVAMAPL